ATATGCTCTTTTATGTAGTCTGACCAGTTTTGGCTCTACAATTAAATATAAATCTGTTATTAATGAGGCCCGTAGCCATAAATCGTTATCTTCTGAATACTTCATATGTGTATCAAAGCCACCTAAATTCAAAAACAGTTCTTTTTTTATAACTACTCCGGGTGTTGAAAATTGTGTCTTTATTAATAATTCTTGAAAAGTAAATCTCTTAAGAACTATATTTGAGTTTTCATTATAATTAAATTCACTATATTGATATGTAGAACCTAAAAAATTCAAATTATTTTCTTTTATTAGCTTCATTTGAATACTAAGCTTGTCTTTATGCCATGTATCGTCACTATCTAAGAATGCTATATAATCACCTACAGCATTAGATACACCTAAATTTCTTGCTTTTGAAGGCCCCCTATTTTCTTGATATATATACTTATAGTTTAAATCATAAATCTCAAAAAAATCTTCTATAAGCTTTTTAGTACGATCGGTACTTCCGTCATCAATAATTACAACTTCATAATTTTTATACGATTGAGATGCTACAGAGAGCAGTGTTCTTGTAATAGTTTTTTCAGAATTAAAGCACGGAATAACTATTGAAATCATGATTTTATTTTCCAAATAAAATCCTAATCAAATTAATAAGTTTAATAGTAACAGGTACCTGTTTTAAACATCGAAACTTCTCTACAGTTTTATCTTTAAAAATAGTTTTGATCATAAAATATGAAAACTGTTCAAGTTCAAAATCATTTAACAAGTTCATCTTGTTCTTATATTTTTCAAAAACTCTATCTAACTGCTCATAGTTCATTCTTATATAATGTTTAGATAAAGCTAATGCATGCTTATAGTTTATACTTTGTTTTGATAAAGAATCATCTAAGTGTCTATACTTGAATAAAAACTCATCTGCATTTGAAATATTTGCATTATTTTCTGCAAACCTAATCCACAAAGCGTAATCCTCAGCTTTATTGAAAATCGTTTCTCCATAAAATAATTTATGTAAAATTAAAAATTCTTTTTTTATCATTACAGAACCATGTGCAAATGGAACTGAACGTGATAAGACCATGTTATTAAAATCACTTTTACAAGATACAACACGTGCAGACAAATATTTACATTGTTTATCTACAATAAAAAAATGGCATCCACAAATATCTAACTTCTCTGTTTCCATAAGTTGAATCTGTTTTTCAAATCTTTGTGGCAAACTTATATCATCTGCATCCATCCTAGCAAGATATTTTCCTTTTGCTTTTTTAATACCTTCGTTAAGACTCTCAACAAGTCCTTTATTTTCTCTGCTTATTAATACTATTCTCTCATCTTGATTTTTATATTTTTCTATAATCTCCAAGCTTTTATCTGTTGAACCATCATTAATTACGATAAATTCAAAATCTCTATATGTTTGACTAAGAATACTTTGAATTGCTTCATCAAGATATTTTTCGGCATTATATACAGGCATTATTACCGATATAGTAAATTGAGTCATTTTTTTATTGCCTTATAGATTTTCTTAGTTAGTTCATACAATCTTATGTCTGTCAAAAACTTTATCAAGATAGCTTTAATTTTTATCTTACCATAATACAGACTTTGTTTCCACTTATTAATAAAGGTTTTAAACCCTTTATTCTCCATTAGAACTTCCATCATCTTGCAATCACTTTTATCTTGTTCCTCAGCCCGGTTTTTTTTCATTTTATAAAGCTGAGTGAACGATATAAATTTCAAATCATTAAAATAAAAATAGTTTTTAGGATTATAGATCAACTCTAACTTTTTGTTATTGTAATACTCCAGTTCATCATTGTTATATTTTAATTCTTTTTTATCATCTACAAAGTAGTCTATATCTCCTGATTCTCTTAATCCATAAACAGATAAAATAACACTATTGTTTAATACTATATTCTCTACGTTAAGTTTATTTTGCACCATAAAATCTTTAAACTTAGTAAGATTTGTATGGGTATCTAGATATTTATTTGGCTTGGCATTGTTTAAGAAATGGATACTGTTGTTATTAAAAACCATATTTACTACTCTTATAGCTTCCTCTTTAGTATCTGTAATATGTATAGAGTGTTTTCCGACATTGAAAACATCCCGTATTTTATCTTTTATCCTTAAAACTTCATCCAAACTATCAGCTTGAAAAGCTATTACCCTAACTGGTTCAAAACTTTTAAAACACTCTAACAATTTACCTTGTGAGCCTTTAAAGTCGTTTTCTACACTTCCTAGCCACTTTTCACCGTAATATATCTGAGAAAGTAAATTATGCGCACCATTAGGCGTGAGTTTTATCTCTTTTCTATAGACTATATTTGGTATTATTTCCTCGATCTCTTTGTCGTAACCTTGCGCGGTAGGCCATACAAAAGCTACATGTATATTATCTGCATACTCTACAAATTTTGTCGCTGCTATATCTAGCGCCTCATCCGGTACATTTCGACTATAAAAAAATTTGTAGTCATATATATGATCAGCCGTATTTATATTGACACACTTTAGCTTCTTATTAAGATAAATAGCACTAGCAACTCTATGGGCGCCATTTGCTATAGAACCATTTTTAGACAGTGGTATAACTGTTTTACTACTATCAAATCCATTACACTTAATATCTTCAAAGATGTTATGAAAATCTTCTATAAATCTATCTAAACTATTTTTATCTGCATTGCCAGGTTCTGTAAATTTACCGAGACTAAAAGCCCTAATATGTTCCGTATAGATCTCTTTAGCAAATTTTACATCTCTATCAATCATTTCAAGATACAAAACTTTAAAAGCCAAATCGAATCTTGTATTCGTTAAAAGGTTTTTAGCATCTATATCTTTAAGTTCATATTTATCTTGAACTAAATCTTTGTCAAAATGAGATTCCAATAACCTCTTTAATTCAAACTTATTGACTTTCATCTAACAATCTTTTTTACAATACTTTTCAACCACTGAGGCATAATTTTAAGTATCCAGTTTGGAGTATAATTCATAATGCTTATGAAATTAGGCGTTTTGTAAGTGTACCCTTCTCGAATGTTTTGATCTAGTAAAGCAAAAAAAAGTTTATTTTTTGGTACATTAATATCTAAAGGAACACTAAAATTGTAATGGTTGTTTTTCATAAAACAGTTAAGTAAATTGGCTATATACTGTTCATTCTCTATAGAATTTATGTCGTAATCCTTAATATTTAAAGATTTTGCCAAACTATAAAATCTTGTTTTATATACTTCCTTTACTTCATATTTTTGTATTTTTGAATGATAGATTAAACTATAAAAATAATCTTCATCACCCATTCTAGGGACTCCGTCTGATGTATACTTTTTATTTTCCAACATTCTATATTGCCATAGTTTATCA
Above is a window of Sulfurimonas marina DNA encoding:
- a CDS encoding glycosyltransferase family 2 protein, with the translated sequence MENKIMISIVIPCFNSEKTITRTLLSVASQSYKNYEVVIIDDGSTDRTKKLIEDFFEIYDLNYKYIYQENRGPSKARNLGVSNAVGDYIAFLDSDDTWHKDKLSIQMKLIKENNLNFLGSTYQYSEFNYNENSNIVLKRFTFQELLIKTQFSTPGVVIKKELFLNLGGFDTHMKYSEDNDLWLRASLITDLYLIVEPKLVRLHKRAYGDSGLSGNMFGMYKGELFSLKKFWKQGNLKSLNYVFLIIFITMKLIRRVVKNFLGKN
- a CDS encoding glycosyltransferase family 2 protein codes for the protein MTQFTISVIMPVYNAEKYLDEAIQSILSQTYRDFEFIVINDGSTDKSLEIIEKYKNQDERIVLISRENKGLVESLNEGIKKAKGKYLARMDADDISLPQRFEKQIQLMETEKLDICGCHFFIVDKQCKYLSARVVSCKSDFNNMVLSRSVPFAHGSVMIKKEFLILHKLFYGETIFNKAEDYALWIRFAENNANISNADEFLFKYRHLDDSLSKQSINYKHALALSKHYIRMNYEQLDRVFEKYKNKMNLLNDFELEQFSYFMIKTIFKDKTVEKFRCLKQVPVTIKLINLIRILFGK